One part of the Vicia villosa cultivar HV-30 ecotype Madison, WI linkage group LG6, Vvil1.0, whole genome shotgun sequence genome encodes these proteins:
- the LOC131610384 gene encoding zinc finger A20 and AN1 domain-containing stress-associated protein 8-like, translating into MESPDEMGCQAPERPILCVNNCGFFGREATMNMCSKCYKDTLLTQEQDKLAATSVENIVNGNSSGNGKVAVTAGAVDVQVGNVEINTACPEVPDNSVFGKSVETKAKTGPSRCATCRKRVGLTGFSCKCGNLFCAMHRYSDKHECPFDYRTVGQKAIAEANPVIKADKLDKI; encoded by the coding sequence ATGGAGTCTCCTGATGAGATGGGATGCCAGGCACCAGAACGTCCTATTCTTTGCGTTAACAATTGTGGTTTCTTCGGAAGGGAAGCTACCATGAACATGTGTTCCAAGTGCTACAAGGACACACTGTTGACCCAGGAGCAGGACAAACTTGCGGCGACATCAGTTGAAAACATTGTGAATGGCAATTCCAGTGGCAATGGAAAGGTAGCTGTTACTGCAGGTGCTGTTGATGTACAAGTTGGAAATGTGGAGATCAATACAGCATGTCCCGAAGTTCCAGATAATTCAGTCTTTGGCAAGAGTGTGGAGACGAAAGCCAAGACTGGTCCTAGCAGATGCGCCACTTGCCGGAAACGTGTTGGACTAACTGGTTTCAGCTGCAAATGCGGCAACCTCTTCTGTGCAATGCATCGCTATTCTGATAAACATGAATGCCCTTTTGATTATAGAACTGTTGGTCAGAAAGCCATAGCTGAAGCCAACCCAGTAATTAAGGCAGATAAACTTGATAAAATCTAG